The following coding sequences are from one Triticum dicoccoides isolate Atlit2015 ecotype Zavitan chromosome 4A, WEW_v2.0, whole genome shotgun sequence window:
- the LOC119284036 gene encoding acid phosphatase 1-like, translated as FLLALLAVAVAVAVEAHDASAEEPPRPLVIQLPTERAEDVELRCASWRTAGEANNLAPWAAVPEDCVPHVRAYLTGPAYRSDLDLLAREASAYARATAAAAAATGTNEATAGAWVFDIDETLLSNLPYYAQHGYGLELFDHREFDRWVETGEAPAIPSSLRLYREVRDLGFKTFLLTGRSEAHQAVTVDNLRRQGFHDWDKLILRAAADREKTATDYKSEKRKEMEAEGYKILGNSGDQWSDLLGYSMSARSFKLPNPMYYIP; from the exons TTTCTGCTGGcgctcctcgccgtcgccgtcgccgtcgcggtGGAGGCGCACGACGCGTCGGCCGAGGAGCCGCCGCGCCCGCTGGTCATCCAGCTGCCCACGGAGCGGGCCGAGGATGTGGAGCTGCGGTGCGCGAGCTGGAGGACGGCGGGGGAGGCCAACAACCTGGCGCCGTGGGCGGCCGTGCCGGAGGACTGCGTGCCGCACGTGCGCGCATACCTCACCGGCCCCGCCTACCGCTCCGACCTCGACCTCCTCGCAAGGGAGGCCTCCGCCTACGCCCgcgccacagccgccgccgccgccgccaccggcacAAACGAAGCCACCGCCGGCGCCTGGGTCTTCGACATCGACGAGACGCTGCTCTCCAACCTCCCCTACTACGCGCAGCACGGATACGG GCTGGAGCTGTTCGACCACCGGGAGTTCGACCGGTGGGTGGAGACGGGGGAGGCGCCGGCGATCCCCTCCAGCCTCCGCCTCTACAGGGAGGTGCGCGACCTGGGATTCAAGACCTTCCTGCTCACCGGCCGCAGCGAGGCCCACCAGGCCGTCACCGTCGACAACCTCAGGAGACAGGGCTTCCACGACTGGGACAAGCTCATACTCAG GGCAGCAGCCGACCGGGAGAAAACGGCGACGGACTACAAGTCGGAGAAGAGGAAGGAGATGGAGGCGGAGGGGTACAAGATCCTGGGCAACTCGGGCGACCAGTGGAGCGACCTGCTGGGCTACTCCATGAGCGCCCGCTCCTTCAAGCTCCCCAACCCAATGTACTACATCCCCTGA